Proteins encoded by one window of Chondromyces crocatus:
- a CDS encoding alpha/beta hydrolase yields MSVSSSTKRASSLLAVGFLLTACGGGPPAPAAPEATPPRAPTTARGEPAREGVVDTVESGTNEGSTLTERGKALVQRLEARQFAAIVQGFDATMGTALPEPKLAEVWDGLVASVGPLQEVVAVRTEASGAYALVLVTCRFEKTTLDAKISFDAQEKVAGLFFGPSKPPAKPWEAPAYVDLAALTEREVKVNPGPWEVPGILTLPRGKGPFPAVVLVHGSGPNDRDETVGANRPFKDLALGLATKGIASLRYDKRTLVYGAKLRVDELGMDQESVDDAVAAVAQLAKEGSIDPAQIYVVGHSLGGMLAPRIATQTKGLAGIVLLAASTRQVPEMMVEQLEYIASLSERGREALKGQIEQVKEAGQRIRALQGGAAPKPDEVILGAGARYWVEFGKYDPLATAKGLGLRIYVAHGERDYQVTDVDYRAWEKALTGKKNVTLKLYPALNHLMIAGTGPSSPAEYEPGGHVDAALVADLASWIGAAGPRPSSL; encoded by the coding sequence ATGTCGGTGAGTTCTTCGACGAAAAGAGCATCGTCGCTGCTCGCGGTGGGCTTCCTGCTCACCGCCTGTGGAGGGGGGCCTCCGGCGCCCGCTGCGCCGGAAGCGACGCCGCCTCGGGCCCCGACGACGGCGCGTGGTGAACCTGCCAGGGAGGGAGTCGTGGACACCGTGGAATCCGGGACGAACGAGGGGTCGACGCTCACCGAGCGAGGCAAAGCGCTGGTGCAGCGGCTGGAGGCGCGTCAGTTCGCAGCGATCGTCCAGGGGTTCGACGCGACCATGGGCACGGCGCTTCCCGAGCCGAAGCTCGCCGAGGTGTGGGACGGGCTCGTCGCGAGCGTGGGGCCGCTGCAGGAGGTGGTCGCGGTGCGCACGGAGGCCTCCGGGGCCTACGCGCTGGTGCTGGTGACGTGCCGGTTCGAGAAGACCACGCTGGACGCGAAGATCAGCTTCGACGCCCAGGAGAAGGTCGCTGGGCTGTTCTTCGGGCCATCGAAGCCCCCCGCGAAGCCCTGGGAGGCGCCTGCGTACGTCGATCTGGCGGCGCTGACGGAGCGCGAGGTGAAGGTGAACCCGGGCCCCTGGGAGGTCCCCGGGATCCTCACGTTGCCCCGAGGGAAGGGGCCGTTCCCTGCGGTCGTGCTGGTCCATGGCTCGGGCCCGAACGATCGTGACGAGACGGTCGGTGCGAACCGCCCGTTCAAGGATCTGGCGCTCGGGCTGGCCACGAAGGGGATCGCGTCGCTGCGGTACGACAAGCGGACGCTGGTGTACGGAGCGAAGCTACGCGTCGACGAGCTGGGCATGGACCAGGAGTCCGTCGACGATGCGGTCGCCGCCGTGGCGCAGCTCGCGAAAGAAGGATCGATCGATCCGGCGCAGATCTACGTCGTCGGGCACAGCCTCGGAGGGATGCTCGCCCCCCGGATCGCGACGCAAACGAAGGGGCTCGCGGGCATCGTGCTGCTCGCGGCGTCGACACGGCAGGTGCCCGAGATGATGGTGGAGCAGCTCGAGTACATCGCGTCGCTGTCCGAGCGCGGGCGGGAAGCCCTGAAGGGCCAGATCGAGCAGGTGAAAGAGGCGGGGCAGCGCATCCGGGCGCTCCAGGGAGGCGCTGCACCGAAGCCGGACGAGGTGATTCTGGGCGCCGGGGCGAGGTACTGGGTCGAGTTCGGGAAATACGATCCGCTGGCCACGGCGAAGGGGCTGGGACTCCGCATCTACGTGGCGCATGGCGAACGCGACTATCAGGTCACCGACGTCGACTACCGCGCATGGGAGAAAGCGCTGACCGGCAAGAAGAACGTGACGCTGAAGCTTTACCCGGCGCTGAACCACCTGATGATCGCGGGCACCGGGCCGAGCTCACCCGCCGAGTACGAACCGGGAGGGCACGTGGACGCCGCGCTCGTCGCCGATCTGGCGTCGTGGATCGGGGCGGCAGGTCCTCGTCCGTCGTCTCTTTGA
- a CDS encoding MYXO-CTERM sorting domain-containing protein, producing the protein MRSPMRCALLSGVFSVVLASLATSAHADVVQAPPLDCPAGAVGRTSHRGPSCQPTTCETDTDCQQVKSSWLGATGPALVCREQGLCVERRTPSSQSPYHRHPPREQELLVAVSTCGSASSCPASATCEVAKRCVPVETEKDAGTGADGGSAEEGRPAAGGSKGCGCAVVPAGEGVAAVAAGLVVSGWMVLRRRRAGR; encoded by the coding sequence ATGCGGTCTCCCATGCGCTGTGCCCTGCTCTCGGGGGTGTTCTCGGTGGTGCTGGCATCCCTGGCCACGAGCGCCCACGCCGACGTCGTGCAAGCACCTCCCCTCGACTGCCCTGCGGGCGCTGTGGGCAGGACCAGCCACCGGGGCCCCTCCTGTCAGCCCACCACCTGTGAGACGGACACCGACTGTCAGCAGGTGAAATCCTCGTGGCTCGGGGCCACGGGACCTGCGCTGGTGTGTCGGGAGCAAGGGCTCTGTGTGGAGCGCCGCACGCCGTCCAGCCAGTCACCGTACCACCGACATCCTCCGCGAGAGCAGGAGCTCCTCGTCGCGGTGAGCACCTGCGGGAGCGCGTCGTCGTGTCCGGCCTCCGCCACCTGTGAGGTGGCGAAGCGGTGTGTGCCCGTGGAGACGGAGAAGGACGCGGGGACCGGGGCGGATGGGGGGAGCGCGGAAGAAGGGCGTCCAGCGGCGGGAGGATCGAAGGGGTGTGGTTGCGCGGTGGTGCCCGCAGGAGAGGGGGTCGCCGCGGTCGCCGCAGGCCTCGTGGTCAGCGGCTGGATGGTGCTTCGAAGGAGGCGCGCGGGACGCTGA
- a CDS encoding MYXO-CTERM sorting domain-containing protein, with the protein MRSTRSLLVLSSVVSVALTLLGRDAHADAVMPPPDECPPGALPRTSHIGPYCQPSTCETGVDCPHLEPRLLPRKGFPLVCRERALCVTERIEPDGPPFREDDPGSVRRPIAVSSCDEATSCAAPARCETTKRCVPLELEKELESPASKGCGCGVVPAGEGAAAVVAGLVVSGWMVLRRRRAEG; encoded by the coding sequence ATGCGATCCACGCGGAGTCTCCTCGTGCTCTCCAGCGTCGTCTCGGTGGCACTCACGCTGCTGGGCCGGGATGCGCACGCCGACGCCGTCATGCCTCCGCCGGACGAGTGCCCCCCGGGCGCCCTGCCGAGGACCAGCCACATCGGCCCCTACTGCCAGCCGAGCACCTGCGAGACGGGCGTCGACTGCCCGCACCTGGAACCCCGCCTGCTCCCCCGCAAGGGGTTCCCGCTGGTGTGCCGGGAGCGCGCGCTGTGCGTGACGGAACGAATCGAGCCCGATGGACCGCCTTTCCGCGAAGACGATCCCGGCTCGGTGAGACGGCCGATCGCCGTGAGTTCCTGCGACGAGGCGACATCATGTGCGGCCCCTGCGCGCTGCGAGACGACGAAGCGGTGCGTGCCCTTGGAGCTGGAGAAGGAGCTGGAGAGCCCGGCCTCGAAGGGGTGTGGTTGCGGCGTGGTGCCGGCTGGTGAGGGTGCCGCCGCGGTCGTCGCAGGCCTCGTGGTCAGCGGCTGGATGGTGCTTCGAAGGAGGCGTGCTGAAGGCTGA
- a CDS encoding glycoside hydrolase family 113, protein MSVRRWPTLLRRSAALLGAALLSSSMLSTGVAAPPPRGRRPAVKVPAAPRLLPGAEAWADARLGGIRGITLGPIESLRHAGRGYGTEASARALDETTALGASWVSLTPFGRVADLAGTGVDLVFEAPFEDNRRAVLGATAQAHARGLKVLIVPHLWVENGEWRAKIDPGDDEGWARWASSYRRFLLTWAEVAAEGGAEMLSVGVELRSWVTTPRAESFRDIITDVRKVYPGLLTYSANWDDVEHTVIFDDLDLIGINAFYPLAEREGASLDDLLAGGRRVAGQVEQVAQAWGKPVVLTEIGYTTRRDPALRPWEWPDGMKDVVVDQRAQAEAYLGIIAPFLDARFCAGFFVWRYYADPDDVSQEAEWGFSPRGKLAELVLRDAFTARWAADGAWISGDGAGRHRAWTPGVLGWELPMEGWERPMGGF, encoded by the coding sequence GTGTCCGTGAGGCGATGGCCCACCCTGCTCCGCCGTAGTGCCGCCCTGCTGGGAGCCGCGCTGCTTTCCTCCTCGATGCTGTCGACGGGCGTCGCCGCGCCCCCGCCGCGCGGGAGGCGCCCGGCTGTGAAGGTCCCCGCGGCGCCACGCCTGCTGCCCGGCGCCGAGGCCTGGGCGGACGCCCGGCTGGGCGGCATCCGCGGGATCACCCTCGGCCCCATCGAGAGCCTCCGTCACGCTGGGCGCGGCTACGGTACCGAGGCAAGCGCGCGTGCCCTCGACGAGACCACGGCGCTCGGCGCCTCCTGGGTCAGCCTCACGCCTTTCGGGCGTGTCGCCGACCTCGCCGGCACCGGCGTGGATCTGGTGTTCGAGGCACCCTTCGAGGACAACCGCCGCGCCGTGCTGGGCGCGACGGCGCAGGCGCATGCCCGCGGCCTGAAGGTGCTGATCGTGCCTCACCTCTGGGTCGAGAATGGCGAGTGGCGCGCGAAGATCGATCCCGGCGACGACGAAGGCTGGGCGCGCTGGGCGTCGTCCTACCGCCGTTTCCTCCTGACCTGGGCCGAGGTGGCGGCCGAAGGCGGCGCGGAGATGCTCAGCGTCGGCGTGGAGCTGCGGAGCTGGGTGACGACGCCTCGCGCCGAGAGCTTCCGGGACATCATCACGGACGTGCGCAAGGTCTACCCCGGTCTGCTCACCTACTCGGCGAACTGGGACGACGTCGAGCACACCGTGATCTTCGACGACCTCGATCTCATCGGCATCAACGCCTTCTACCCGCTCGCCGAGCGCGAGGGCGCCTCGCTCGACGACCTCCTCGCTGGCGGACGCCGCGTCGCCGGCCAGGTGGAGCAGGTCGCGCAGGCGTGGGGCAAGCCGGTGGTGCTCACCGAGATCGGCTACACCACCCGCCGCGACCCTGCCCTGCGCCCCTGGGAGTGGCCCGACGGCATGAAGGACGTCGTCGTCGACCAGCGCGCCCAGGCCGAGGCCTACCTCGGCATCATCGCGCCCTTCCTCGACGCCCGCTTCTGCGCCGGCTTCTTCGTGTGGCGCTACTACGCCGATCCCGATGACGTCTCGCAGGAGGCCGAGTGGGGCTTCTCTCCGCGCGGCAAGCTCGCCGAGCTGGTGCTGCGCGACGCCTTCACCGCGCGCTGGGCCGCCGACGGCGCCTGGATCTCGGGCGACGGCGCCGGTCGGCACCGCGCCTGGACACCAGGGGTGCTGGGCTGGGAGCTGCCGATGGAAGGGTGGGAGCGACCGATGGGAGGCTTTTAG
- a CDS encoding serine/threonine-protein kinase, which translates to MTRGKSQPPPPELIAGRYRVESRIGAGAIGVVLLATDEVTRTRVAVKKFDPARLQSPRAAERLLRNARAAKTLKGEHVAHVLDCGELEDGAPFVVTEYLEGCDLRAYVDRRGPMGPRETVKYLLQACEAVAEAHAAGIVHRDLKPQNLFLTFSDAGQSSIKVLDFGTHAVACGAEGEGALGSPSMRDSLLYMAPEQLRSGGKVDERADLWALGGLGYLLLCAKGPFDAEEPLEIVAKVLDAPPPPLPSELKAGGLEKVLQRCLEKVPEQRHANIAELALALSRFGAERARRAAEKVWEIRQVPSASPASLRSGADGLPEIPDLDPLPDVAPFSGVSPSQRGAAYGHDIHDEATHEEAPSSGLLASIAADLGVEDVSRITGRPPPVSVGGSARASVPPASLRDSLPPASRQSAPPASLRSSVPPASRRGMPPGEAARAPAQPSSRPPAASVRPPAASVRPREGHAPQPWGASSTPPPGARTRTRRMLEIGGVSLLAVGLLSIWLVKGRILVFTDGGTSASARTGIAAHTIQVMRVWVAKRAGAPEVLPAASSKPARLAPTGPVEPLPPVQTEPLGGTEPLPQGNSAAPSATGLTPPPGGWEYPPELIYEEVERERRRQRELEEAERRRKER; encoded by the coding sequence ATGACCAGAGGGAAATCTCAGCCCCCGCCGCCCGAGTTGATCGCGGGACGCTACCGCGTGGAGAGCCGCATCGGCGCTGGCGCCATCGGCGTCGTCCTTCTCGCCACGGACGAGGTGACGCGGACGCGGGTCGCCGTGAAGAAGTTCGACCCGGCGCGCCTCCAGAGCCCACGCGCTGCCGAGCGCCTGCTCCGGAACGCGCGGGCCGCGAAGACGCTGAAGGGGGAGCACGTCGCGCACGTCCTCGACTGCGGTGAGCTGGAGGATGGCGCGCCCTTCGTGGTGACCGAGTACCTCGAAGGCTGCGATCTGCGCGCGTACGTCGACCGGCGCGGGCCGATGGGTCCCAGAGAGACGGTGAAGTACCTGCTCCAGGCGTGCGAGGCGGTGGCCGAGGCGCACGCCGCCGGGATCGTGCACCGTGACCTCAAGCCGCAGAACCTGTTCTTGACCTTCTCCGACGCCGGGCAGTCGTCGATCAAGGTGCTGGACTTCGGCACCCACGCCGTCGCTTGTGGCGCGGAAGGCGAAGGAGCGCTGGGGTCGCCCTCGATGCGGGATTCGCTCCTGTACATGGCGCCCGAGCAGCTCCGCTCGGGCGGCAAGGTGGACGAGCGCGCGGATCTCTGGGCCCTCGGGGGGCTCGGCTACCTGCTCCTCTGCGCGAAGGGGCCGTTCGACGCCGAGGAGCCGCTCGAGATCGTGGCCAAGGTGCTGGACGCGCCCCCTCCACCCCTCCCATCCGAACTGAAGGCGGGTGGGCTCGAGAAGGTGCTGCAGCGCTGTCTGGAGAAGGTCCCCGAGCAACGGCACGCGAACATCGCCGAGCTGGCCCTCGCCCTCTCGCGCTTCGGCGCCGAACGCGCACGCCGCGCGGCCGAGAAGGTGTGGGAGATCCGCCAGGTGCCCTCCGCGAGCCCCGCGTCCCTGCGCAGCGGCGCCGACGGCTTGCCCGAGATCCCCGATCTCGATCCTCTGCCCGACGTCGCGCCGTTTTCGGGCGTGAGCCCCAGCCAGCGCGGGGCGGCCTATGGCCACGACATCCACGACGAGGCGACGCACGAGGAGGCGCCCAGCTCGGGCTTGCTGGCGAGCATCGCCGCTGATCTCGGCGTCGAGGACGTATCTCGCATCACCGGTCGTCCACCGCCGGTCTCTGTGGGCGGTTCCGCGCGGGCGAGCGTGCCGCCGGCGTCTCTCCGGGACAGCCTTCCTCCCGCCTCGCGTCAGAGCGCTCCGCCCGCGTCGCTGCGGAGCAGCGTTCCTCCTGCCTCGCGCCGGGGCATGCCACCAGGGGAAGCCGCGCGCGCGCCAGCGCAGCCTTCCTCTCGGCCTCCTGCGGCATCGGTTCGGCCTCCTGCGGCGTCGGTTCGGCCTCGTGAAGGCCACGCCCCTCAGCCCTGGGGCGCGTCCTCGACGCCGCCGCCCGGAGCGCGCACCCGGACCCGCCGGATGCTGGAGATCGGAGGCGTCTCGCTGCTGGCCGTGGGCCTTCTCTCGATCTGGCTCGTGAAGGGCCGCATCCTCGTCTTCACCGACGGCGGCACCTCCGCGTCGGCGAGGACTGGCATCGCCGCGCACACGATCCAGGTGATGCGCGTCTGGGTCGCCAAGCGTGCCGGGGCGCCGGAGGTCTTGCCTGCTGCTTCCTCGAAACCCGCGCGGCTTGCTCCGACGGGACCCGTCGAGCCGCTTCCCCCGGTCCAGACCGAGCCGCTGGGCGGCACCGAGCCCCTGCCTCAAGGGAACAGCGCTGCGCCTTCGGCCACGGGTCTCACACCGCCGCCTGGTGGGTGGGAGTATCCGCCCGAGCTCATCTACGAGGAGGTCGAGCGCGAGCGGCGCCGTCAGCGAGAACTCGAAGAGGCGGAGCGCCGGCGTAAAGAGCGCTGA
- a CDS encoding elongation factor G, with product MSADIRNVAIIGHKGSGKTSLAEAMLYVAKATPKLGRVDDRSSFLDDTNEEKEHAATLEASVASLSWGGKKITIVDTPGEGSFLAETRLALAAVDAALLVVSGRDGVQPVTERVFGWCREAKLPVLVVVTKVDAENARPDEVVAEVRARLKAPIAVVEHPIGEGSSFRGVVAIRTKKAWLDKPEAPSAIAPVAIPGDVAGEVERARGKLVDDVAGTTDELTEKYLTEGDLTQSELDQGLREAMRAGSITPLYYASGTRPAGIAALLDAIVELGPAPEMHPAWRGELPSARAGGASGGRDPLERAPKDDAPAAAFVFKTSIDQHAGRTSWVRVLSGVLRPETSMLNASTGISERVGKISHALGKEHKQLEEGRAGDIVAIGKLKTTLSGQTLSDEKHPFLFIAPALPPALFSRGVKFEAKSGEDKVAAALHRLAEEDPGLAVHQEEATRELVVSGLGALHLEITVERIRRRIGIDCHLGPPHIAYKETLSAKATGIEGKHKKQTGGHGQFGVCIIDMEPLPRGGGFVFEDAVVGGAIPRQFIPSVEKGIVKSMARGFLAGFPMVDVKVRLHDGKYHDVDSSDAAFQMAGSKAFKAAAAKCRPVLLEPVVKLRVQVPSLHMGDIIGDIISRRGRVTGTDNVDDQAIINAFAPLSELLEYESKLKSMTQGKGTFTMSVDHMDVCPPVIQEKVVRESGFKVAEDED from the coding sequence ATGTCAGCCGACATCCGGAACGTGGCGATCATCGGGCACAAGGGCTCGGGCAAGACGTCGCTCGCGGAGGCGATGCTGTACGTGGCGAAAGCCACGCCCAAGCTCGGCAGGGTGGATGACAGGTCGAGCTTTCTCGACGACACCAACGAGGAAAAGGAGCACGCCGCGACGCTCGAAGCGAGCGTGGCGAGTCTCTCGTGGGGGGGGAAGAAGATCACGATCGTCGACACCCCGGGCGAGGGGAGCTTCCTCGCCGAGACGCGCCTCGCCCTCGCGGCGGTGGACGCGGCGCTCCTCGTGGTGAGCGGCAGGGACGGGGTGCAGCCGGTCACCGAGCGGGTGTTCGGCTGGTGCCGGGAAGCGAAGCTGCCCGTGCTGGTGGTGGTGACCAAGGTGGACGCCGAAAACGCTCGGCCCGACGAGGTGGTCGCCGAGGTGCGCGCGCGGCTCAAGGCGCCGATCGCGGTGGTGGAGCACCCCATTGGAGAGGGGTCGTCCTTCCGGGGGGTCGTGGCGATCCGCACGAAGAAGGCGTGGTTGGACAAGCCCGAAGCGCCAAGCGCGATCGCGCCCGTGGCGATCCCGGGTGACGTCGCCGGTGAGGTGGAGAGGGCGCGCGGCAAGCTGGTCGACGACGTCGCAGGGACCACCGACGAGCTCACCGAGAAGTACCTGACCGAGGGGGATCTCACCCAGAGTGAGCTGGATCAGGGCCTGCGCGAGGCGATGCGCGCCGGCAGCATCACGCCGCTCTACTACGCCTCCGGGACGCGTCCCGCCGGCATCGCGGCGCTCCTCGACGCCATCGTCGAGCTGGGCCCAGCCCCCGAGATGCACCCGGCGTGGCGAGGTGAGCTTCCCTCGGCGCGCGCTGGCGGAGCGAGCGGGGGCCGCGATCCCCTGGAGCGGGCCCCCAAAGACGACGCGCCAGCCGCAGCGTTCGTGTTCAAGACGTCGATCGATCAGCACGCCGGCCGGACGTCCTGGGTCCGCGTGCTCTCGGGGGTGCTCAGGCCCGAGACCTCGATGCTCAACGCGTCGACGGGCATCAGCGAGCGGGTCGGCAAGATCAGCCACGCACTCGGCAAGGAGCACAAGCAGCTCGAAGAGGGCCGCGCTGGCGACATCGTGGCCATCGGCAAGCTGAAGACGACCCTGAGCGGTCAGACGCTCTCCGACGAGAAGCATCCCTTCCTGTTCATCGCGCCAGCGCTGCCGCCCGCGCTGTTCTCCCGCGGGGTGAAGTTCGAGGCCAAGAGCGGCGAGGACAAGGTGGCGGCGGCGCTCCACCGGCTCGCCGAGGAGGATCCGGGTCTCGCCGTGCACCAGGAGGAGGCGACGCGGGAGCTGGTGGTCTCGGGGCTCGGAGCGCTGCACCTGGAGATCACGGTCGAGCGCATCCGGCGGCGGATCGGCATCGACTGCCACCTCGGGCCGCCGCACATCGCCTACAAGGAGACGCTCAGCGCGAAGGCCACCGGGATCGAGGGCAAGCACAAGAAGCAGACTGGGGGGCACGGTCAGTTCGGGGTCTGCATCATCGACATGGAGCCCCTGCCCCGCGGTGGCGGCTTCGTGTTCGAAGACGCCGTGGTGGGTGGCGCGATCCCGCGTCAGTTCATCCCCTCCGTGGAGAAGGGCATCGTGAAGTCCATGGCCCGGGGCTTCCTCGCGGGCTTCCCGATGGTGGACGTGAAGGTGCGCCTCCACGACGGCAAGTACCACGACGTCGACTCGTCGGACGCGGCCTTCCAGATGGCAGGGAGCAAGGCCTTCAAGGCCGCGGCCGCAAAGTGCCGACCCGTGCTGCTGGAGCCAGTGGTGAAGCTCCGGGTGCAGGTCCCCAGCCTCCACATGGGCGACATCATCGGCGACATCATCAGCCGCCGCGGCCGGGTGACGGGCACCGACAACGTCGACGATCAGGCCATCATCAACGCCTTCGCGCCGCTCTCCGAGCTCCTGGAGTACGAGTCGAAGCTCAAGAGCATGACCCAGGGGAAGGGGACGTTCACGATGAGCGTCGACCACATGGATGTGTGCCCGCCCGTGATCCAGGAGAAAGTGGTGCGCGAGAGCGGGTTCAAGGTCGCCGAAGACGAGGACTGA
- a CDS encoding L,D-transpeptidase, producing the protein MTPDQALESPARRSRLVTALTLCGAALALPACNGGEHASAEGIVSLSSPASNQDQPDDPAKVPRPDGPRIGAVQMTAIVYERPDRRAPKLGYLRAGGTTVRAEKPVALDDCQGGWYRVLPAGYMCAEGDASIDMKHPILRALTVRPALDKPMPYPYAFVRAIAPNYYRVPSKDEQLRYEMSLERHLRSYKKLKTKWDEFKVGANDVPIDELGQAIGEPPETPPDLSDSALFGGNGEDAIPWFFKGGRQIPNIASFKVPPYAVITNRIARKAGLALIGSFVGPNDRRFALTTDARLVPTSKLKPARGSVFHGVDMNKGWELPLAFVHKEGAHKYDLSKAALDKNGKLPWHTAVQLTGKSKFVGKTRLVEAKEGYWVRDADVAIAVKPSELPPHAKGNTRWIDISILNQVVILYEGPKPVYATAAATGRDGLADPKTTFSTVRGTFRIREKHVTTTMDSHESGNKFELRDVPWVQYFEAGYAIHASPWHDDYGRPRSHGCINLSPIDARRVFMWTDPPVPADWHGANSGPATGEGTIVHIHP; encoded by the coding sequence GTGACGCCGGACCAGGCCCTCGAGTCGCCGGCCAGGCGCTCGCGCCTCGTCACCGCCCTCACGCTGTGCGGCGCCGCCCTCGCCCTGCCGGCCTGCAACGGCGGTGAGCATGCGTCGGCCGAGGGCATCGTCAGCCTCTCGTCGCCCGCCTCGAACCAGGACCAGCCGGACGACCCGGCGAAGGTCCCCCGCCCGGACGGCCCCCGCATCGGTGCCGTGCAGATGACGGCCATCGTCTATGAGCGCCCTGATCGCCGGGCGCCGAAGCTCGGCTACCTGCGCGCTGGCGGGACCACGGTGCGCGCCGAGAAGCCGGTGGCGCTCGACGACTGCCAGGGCGGTTGGTACCGCGTGCTCCCGGCCGGGTACATGTGCGCCGAGGGCGACGCCAGCATCGACATGAAGCACCCGATCCTCCGGGCGCTGACGGTGCGACCCGCCCTCGACAAGCCGATGCCGTACCCGTACGCCTTCGTGCGCGCGATTGCCCCCAATTACTACCGCGTGCCCAGCAAGGACGAGCAGCTCCGCTACGAGATGAGCCTGGAGCGCCACCTCCGCAGCTACAAGAAGCTCAAGACGAAGTGGGACGAGTTCAAGGTCGGCGCCAACGACGTCCCCATCGACGAGCTGGGTCAGGCCATCGGCGAGCCCCCGGAGACGCCCCCCGACCTCTCGGACAGCGCCCTCTTCGGCGGCAACGGCGAGGACGCCATCCCCTGGTTCTTCAAGGGCGGCCGGCAGATCCCCAACATCGCCTCCTTCAAGGTGCCGCCGTACGCGGTCATCACCAACCGCATCGCCCGCAAGGCCGGCCTCGCCCTGATCGGCAGCTTCGTTGGCCCGAACGACCGCCGCTTCGCGCTCACCACGGACGCGCGCCTGGTACCGACCTCCAAGCTCAAGCCCGCGCGCGGCTCCGTCTTCCACGGCGTCGACATGAACAAGGGCTGGGAGCTGCCGCTCGCGTTCGTCCACAAGGAGGGCGCGCACAAGTACGACCTGTCCAAGGCGGCGCTCGACAAGAACGGCAAGCTCCCCTGGCACACGGCCGTCCAGCTCACCGGCAAGTCGAAGTTCGTCGGCAAGACCCGCCTGGTCGAGGCCAAGGAGGGCTACTGGGTCCGCGACGCCGACGTGGCGATCGCCGTGAAGCCGAGCGAGCTACCGCCCCACGCCAAGGGCAACACCCGGTGGATCGACATCTCGATCCTCAACCAGGTCGTCATCCTGTACGAGGGCCCGAAGCCCGTTTACGCCACCGCCGCGGCCACGGGGCGCGACGGCCTCGCCGATCCCAAGACCACCTTCTCCACGGTGCGCGGCACCTTCCGCATCCGCGAGAAGCACGTGACCACGACCATGGACTCGCACGAGTCGGGCAACAAGTTCGAGCTGCGCGACGTGCCCTGGGTGCAGTACTTCGAAGCGGGCTACGCGATCCACGCCTCGCCCTGGCACGACGACTACGGCCGGCCCCGCAGCCACGGCTGCATCAACCTGTCGCCCATCGACGCGCGCCGCGTGTTCATGTGGACCGATCCGCCGGTGCCGGCAGACTGGCACGGGGCCAACTCGGGCCCGGCGACGGGCGAAGGGACCATCGTCCACATTCACCCGTAG
- a CDS encoding AraC family transcriptional regulator — protein MALDPLSDVLSLLRPRGYVSAGLNAGGDWALRFPGHEGIKFNAVTRGACWLFVDGDEAPVRIEEGDGFLLTKGRPFTLATDLSLPPIDARGIYAEAKDGIATWKGGGDVFLIGSRFVFADRHADLLFGTLPPVVHVRETSDNASVLRWAIHQITAELRRQQPGGQLVAEHLAHIMLVQVLRLHLTSHAQTSPGWLSALTDRQLSVAVSAMHAEPASRWTVEELARRAGMSRSTFALKFKQVVGTSPLDYLTRWRMLVAGDRLRNSDETIAVIATSLGYDSESAFSTAFKRVMACSPRQYQRAPHPG, from the coding sequence ATGGCCCTCGACCCGCTCTCTGATGTTCTCTCCCTGCTGAGGCCCCGCGGGTACGTGTCTGCCGGGCTCAACGCGGGCGGTGACTGGGCGCTCCGGTTCCCTGGCCACGAGGGCATCAAGTTCAACGCAGTGACCCGTGGCGCCTGCTGGCTCTTCGTCGACGGAGACGAAGCGCCGGTCCGCATCGAAGAGGGCGACGGATTCCTCCTGACGAAGGGCCGCCCCTTCACGCTCGCGACCGATCTATCGCTTCCTCCGATCGACGCTCGCGGCATCTACGCCGAGGCCAAGGACGGGATTGCCACATGGAAGGGTGGCGGAGACGTCTTCCTCATCGGGAGCCGCTTCGTCTTCGCCGATCGTCACGCCGATCTCCTTTTCGGCACCTTGCCGCCCGTCGTCCATGTGCGCGAGACCTCGGACAACGCATCGGTCCTCCGCTGGGCGATCCACCAGATCACGGCCGAGCTGCGCCGCCAGCAGCCAGGTGGCCAGCTCGTCGCCGAGCACCTCGCGCACATCATGCTGGTCCAGGTGCTGCGGCTCCACCTCACCTCCCATGCGCAGACCAGCCCCGGCTGGCTCAGCGCGCTCACCGATCGGCAGCTCAGCGTCGCCGTGAGCGCGATGCACGCCGAGCCGGCCAGCCGCTGGACCGTCGAGGAACTCGCGCGCCGCGCCGGCATGTCGCGTTCGACGTTCGCGTTGAAGTTCAAGCAGGTCGTCGGCACCTCCCCGCTGGACTACCTCACGCGGTGGCGGATGCTCGTGGCGGGTGACCGGCTGCGCAACTCCGACGAGACGATCGCCGTCATCGCCACCTCGCTGGGCTACGACTCCGAGAGCGCCTTCAGCACCGCCTTCAAGCGCGTGATGGCGTGCTCACCGAGGCAGTACCAGCGCGCGCCACATCCTGGCTGA